The following are from one region of the Arachis duranensis cultivar V14167 chromosome 10, aradu.V14167.gnm2.J7QH, whole genome shotgun sequence genome:
- the LOC107469205 gene encoding uncharacterized protein LOC107469205 isoform X3 — MIQKGMRVMEFISVTNVDGLSRIHIQVPSTGVLTRRSVEPLKVTSYVPPRNNLAQTAQMMDMVLMMIKNPQVMSGPEVLNIGNKEKDDSGIGDKINRSEDEVFSDAVADFSDSQGVKESLQEGSLDSSTSVEWDGKDDPKFSGSSKDSDFNDSKVISQFKSSIFMCSRHMEAVV; from the exons ATGATCCAAAAG GGCATGAGAGTCATGGAGTTCATCTCTGTCACAAATGTGGATGGCCTTTCCCGAATCCACATCCAAGTGCCAAGCACAGGCGTGCTCACAAGAAGATCTGTGGAACCATTGAAGGTTACAAGCTATGTTCCTCCGAGGAACAATCTCGCTCAAACGGCTCAGATGATGGACATGGTtctgatgatgataaaaaatcCCCAg GTTATGTCAGGTCCAGAGGTCTTGAATATAGGCAACAAGGAGAAGGATGATAGTGGaattggagataaaataaatagatcAGAAGATGAGGTGTTTTCAGATGCAGTTGCAGACTTTTCAGATAGTCAAGGAGTTAAGGAATCTCTGCAGGAAGGTAGTTTGGACTCAAGTACCAGTGTGGAATGGGACGGCAAAgatgatccaaaattttcaggGTCTTCCAAGGACAGTGATTTTAATG ATTCCAAAGTGATCTCACAattcaaaagttcaattttCATGTGCTCTAGGCATATGGAGGCTGTGGTGTGA
- the LOC107469168 gene encoding uncharacterized protein LOC107469168 isoform X2, whose protein sequence is MIQKGMRVMEFISVTNVDGLSRIHIQVPSTGVLTRRSVEPLKVTSYVPPRNNLAQTAQMMDMVLMMIKNPQVMSGPEVLNIGNKEKDDSGIGDKINRSEDEVFSDAVADFSDSQGVKESLQEGSLDSSTSVEWDGKDDPKFSGSSKDSDFNVEECNGRKQKFAILAMDLQQE, encoded by the exons ATGATCCAAAAG GGCATGAGAGTCATGGAGTTCATCTCTGTCACAAATGTGGATGGCCTTTCCCGAATCCACATCCAAGTGCCAAGCACAGGCGTGCTCACAAGAAGATCTGTGGAACCATTGAAGGTTACAAGCTATGTTCCTCCGAGGAACAATCTCGCTCAAACGGCTCAGATGATGGACATGGTtctgatgatgataaaaaatcCCCAg GTTATGTCAGGTCCAGAGGTCTTGAATATAGGCAACAAGGAGAAGGATGATAGTGGaattggagataaaataaatagatcAGAAGATGAGGTGTTTTCAGATGCAGTTGCAGACTTTTCAGATAGTCAAGGAGTTAAGGAATCTCTGCAGGAAGGTAGTTTGGACTCAAGTACCAGTGTGGAATGGGACGGCAAAgatgatccaaaattttcaggGTCTTCCAAGGACAGTGATTTTAATG TTGAAGAGTGCAATGGAAGAAAGCAGAAGTTTGCAATACTAGCCATGGATTTGCAACAAGAGTAG
- the LOC107469205 gene encoding uncharacterized protein LOC107469205 isoform X2 has protein sequence MFLSCSFSLGSVGHESHGVHLCHKCGWPFPNPHPSAKHRRAHKKICGTIEGYKLCSSEEQSRSNGSDDGHGSDDDKKSPGPEVLNIGNKEKDDSGIGDKINRSEDEVFSDAVADFSDSQGVKESLQEGSLDSSTSVEWDGKDDPKFSGSSKDSDFNVEECNGRKQKFAILAMDLQQE, from the exons ATGTTTTTAAGCTGTTCTTTTTCCTTGGGGTCTGTAGGGCATGAGAGTCATGGAGTTCATCTCTGTCACAAATGTGGATGGCCTTTCCCGAATCCACATCCAAGTGCCAAGCACAGGCGTGCTCACAAGAAGATCTGTGGAACCATTGAAGGTTACAAGCTATGTTCCTCCGAGGAACAATCTCGCTCAAACGGCTCAGATGATGGACATGGTtctgatgatgataaaaaatcCCCAg GTCCAGAGGTCTTGAATATAGGCAACAAGGAGAAGGATGATAGTGGaattggagataaaataaatagatcAGAAGATGAGGTGTTTTCAGATGCAGTTGCAGACTTTTCAGATAGTCAAGGAGTTAAGGAATCTCTGCAGGAAGGTAGTTTGGACTCAAGTACCAGTGTGGAATGGGACGGCAAAgatgatccaaaattttcaggGTCTTCCAAGGACAGTGATTTTAATG TTGAAGAGTGCAATGGAAGAAAGCAGAAGTTTGCAATACTAGCCATGGATTTGCAACAAGAGTAG
- the LOC107469168 gene encoding uncharacterized protein LOC107469168 isoform X1, whose translation MAQSILPKRFYHHAWTFSLRLQVLSLCCAGSKAINDPKGHESHGVHLCHKCGWPFPNPHPSAKHRRAHKKICGTIEGYKLCSSEEQSRSNGSDDGHGSDDDKKSPGPEVLNIGNKEKDDSGIGDKINRSEDEVFSDAVADFSDSQGVKESLQEGSLDSSTSVEWDGKDDPKFSGSSKDSDFNVEECNGRKQKFAILAMDLQQE comes from the exons ATGGCTCAATCTATTCTTCCAAAGAGATTCTACCACCATGCTTGGACCTTCTCTCTGAG GCTTCAAGTTCTTTCACTGTGCTGTGCTGGATCTAAGGCTATAAATGATCCAAAAG GGCATGAGAGTCATGGAGTTCATCTCTGTCACAAATGTGGATGGCCTTTCCCGAATCCACATCCAAGTGCCAAGCACAGGCGTGCTCACAAGAAGATCTGTGGAACCATTGAAGGTTACAAGCTATGTTCCTCCGAGGAACAATCTCGCTCAAACGGCTCAGATGATGGACATGGTtctgatgatgataaaaaatcCCCAg GTCCAGAGGTCTTGAATATAGGCAACAAGGAGAAGGATGATAGTGGaattggagataaaataaatagatcAGAAGATGAGGTGTTTTCAGATGCAGTTGCAGACTTTTCAGATAGTCAAGGAGTTAAGGAATCTCTGCAGGAAGGTAGTTTGGACTCAAGTACCAGTGTGGAATGGGACGGCAAAgatgatccaaaattttcaggGTCTTCCAAGGACAGTGATTTTAATG TTGAAGAGTGCAATGGAAGAAAGCAGAAGTTTGCAATACTAGCCATGGATTTGCAACAAGAGTAG
- the LOC107469205 gene encoding uncharacterized protein LOC107469205 isoform X1 translates to MFLSCSFSLGSVGHESHGVHLCHKCGWPFPNPHPSAKHRRAHKKICGTIEGYKLCSSEEQSRSNGSDDGHGSDDDKKSPGPEVLNIGNKEKDDSGIGDKINRSEDEVFSDAVADFSDSQGVKESLQEGSLDSSTSVEWDGKDDPKFSGSSKDSDFNDSKVISQFKSSIFMCSRHMEAVV, encoded by the exons ATGTTTTTAAGCTGTTCTTTTTCCTTGGGGTCTGTAGGGCATGAGAGTCATGGAGTTCATCTCTGTCACAAATGTGGATGGCCTTTCCCGAATCCACATCCAAGTGCCAAGCACAGGCGTGCTCACAAGAAGATCTGTGGAACCATTGAAGGTTACAAGCTATGTTCCTCCGAGGAACAATCTCGCTCAAACGGCTCAGATGATGGACATGGTtctgatgatgataaaaaatcCCCAg GTCCAGAGGTCTTGAATATAGGCAACAAGGAGAAGGATGATAGTGGaattggagataaaataaatagatcAGAAGATGAGGTGTTTTCAGATGCAGTTGCAGACTTTTCAGATAGTCAAGGAGTTAAGGAATCTCTGCAGGAAGGTAGTTTGGACTCAAGTACCAGTGTGGAATGGGACGGCAAAgatgatccaaaattttcaggGTCTTCCAAGGACAGTGATTTTAATG ATTCCAAAGTGATCTCACAattcaaaagttcaattttCATGTGCTCTAGGCATATGGAGGCTGTGGTGTGA
- the LOC127742836 gene encoding uncharacterized protein LOC127742836: MAASVLPPSCVRVLFCLLCVLQCDRSEAREREVKVRFNQSVSGRFDSSIAVFEIGVTKTRSTFLASPLSQSHSATLLLPLIELLLTPSLLSLWPLNEHTEERREDRRELERSLEEALKQPSLVTVPQHPATAAATASARRRPCSPPICLLFGQLLRLFFGQPLFELRSPLFSPLRRVFEPLFSLCSAAFQPLFRHCLPPFSHLRRDLKLLPFPVLLEFQNCSILRNFGSRFLQMSHILLFLVM, translated from the exons ATGGCTGCTTCGGTGCTTCCTCCAAGCTGCGTTCGAGTTCTCTTCTGTCTTCTCTGCGTTCTTCAGTGTGATCGTTCAGAggccagagagagagaa GTCAAGGTTCGGTTCAACCAATCAGTTTCTGGCCGGTTCGACAGTTCAATTGCGGTTTTTGAAATTGGGG TAACCAAAACGCGCAGCACCTTCTTGGCCTCTCCTCTCTCACAGTCTCACTCAGCCACTCTCCTCCTTCCTCTCATCGAGCTCCTCCTCACTCCCTCacttctctctctctggccTCTGAACGAACACACTGAAGAACGCAGAGAAGACAGAAGAGAACTCGAACGCAGCTTGGAGGAAGCACTTAAGCAGCCATCTCTCGTCACCGTTCCTCAACATCCAGCCACCGCCGCTGCTACAGCTTCGGCAAGACGTCGCCCTTGTTCGCCGCCGATCTGCCTCCTTTTTGGCCAACTTCTGCGTCTGTTTTTTGGCCAACCCTTGTTCGAGCTGCGTAGCCCTCTGTTCAGTCCTCTACGCCGCGTGTTCGAGCCTCTGTTCAGCCTCTGTTCTGCGGCCTTTCAGCCACTGTTCCGCCATTGTCTGCCTCCATTCAGCCATCTCCGTCGCGATTTAAAGCTTCTCCCTTTCCCTGTACTGCTTGAATTTCAGAACTGCTCCATCCTAAGG AATTTTGGAAGCAGATTCCTCCAAATGAGCCATATCTTGTTATTCTTGGTGATGTGA
- the LOC107469207 gene encoding uncharacterized protein LOC107469207, which translates to MENKRMWSDEETNAFVGFMEEFVVDGQRADCGQFKPGTFEKLALKMLEAFPGCTLTAKHCKNKHKRLKEKYQYAADMLGCSGFGWNHEKRCVEVDNKDVLDAWLKAHPTKFYSPGKLFPLFHRLEGIFGRDRATGAGAVSGFDAEEQVNEEETEDTAVGFDESEMSPHPDNDGGQAMQGQASHSEAGASAGSTRRYGRKRKQVDVLERMADQIQQSSADQRKNAQLIADAIVGVNERWKVGEKLTQLGFGDDEVVRAILKFAESPNVYAHFWGLSDSQMIGLVRSII; encoded by the exons ATGGAGAACAAGCGAATGTGGAGTGATGAAGAGACTAACGCTTTTGTTGGCTTCATGGAGGAGTTTGTCGTAGACGGTCAGAGGGCTGATTGTGGGCAGTTTAAACCGGGAACATTCGAGAAACTGGCTTTGAAGATGCTGGAGGCTTTCCCGGGTTGTACATTGACCGCAAAGCACTGCAAGAATAAGCATAAACGGTTGAAGGAGAAGTACCAGTACGCCGCTGACATGCTAGGTTGTAGCGGATTTGGCTGGAACCATGAAAAACGATGTGTCGAGGTTGACAACAAAGATGTCCTTGATGCATGGTTGAAG GCACATCCGACCAAGTTCTACAGTCCTGGCAAGCTATTTCCTTTATTTCATCGGCTGGAGGGCATATTTGGTAGGGATAGAGCCACGGGAGCAGGGGCTGTTAGTGGCTTTGATGCGGAGGAACAGGTTAACGAAGAAGAGACAGAGGACACTGCAGTTGGATTTGATGAGTCTGAGATGTCTCCACATCCAGACAACGACGGAGGGCAGGCAATGCAAGGACAGGCATCACATTCTGAGGCCGGTGCGAGTGCGGGAAGCACAAGGCGATATGGGAGGAAGAGAAAACAAGTTGACGTACTCGAGAGGATGGCTGATCAGATTCAGCAATCATCGGCTGACCAAAGAAAGAATGCCCAACTGATAGCTGATGCCATTGTTGGTGTGAATGAGAGGTGGAAGGTTGGCGAGAAGCTCACACAGCTTGGCTTCGGTGATGACGAGGTGGTGAGGGCGATTTTGAAGTTTGCTGAGAGTCCTAATGTGTATGCACACTTCTGGGGCTTGTCAGATTCACAGATGATTGGCCTTGTGCGTTCCATTATATGA